From the genome of Setaria viridis chromosome 1, Setaria_viridis_v4.0, whole genome shotgun sequence:
acctcatgagttataggatGACTTGGATATCCATTTAGGAAGGACATACTGTTACACTATCTCAAAATTGTCTATTATTTTTGGTCCATGTTGGTGCACTGGTAAAGTGGTTACATGCCAATTATCATTATCATGATTGTTCGATAAATTTATAAtttattaaaattaaattaaattaaacctAGATGGAATGGCATAATCCACCTTCCCCTTGGATTTGGTGTTTTCTTGTAAAGAtacattttagtttttatcttAAATCATGGAATTCTCTTAAATATGGACATGTTTAAAAGGTTTAACACAAAAATCTATCTATCTTTTGATTTaactaaattttaataaaatataatttggtCCAACGATCATGATATTTGGCATGTAATCACTTTACCAGTGCACcaacatggaaaaaaaataataagataATTTTGAGATAGTATAACAGTACATccttcccaaatggatatccaagtcataatcaccctataactcatgagaagtttcaacctatagtaacatgtgaactaactactcaAAACTTTTATGttatttatgaaaatataatttttacaagtactataaaatatttatattcaGGTGTAGAAGTTTCAAACAATTTTGAACTTAGCCAGTATTTAAAATGTTTGAAATTTGCTGAAAAACCTTTGCTACCGGGTGCTTAATGCCACCCGCCAACACAGAAGAACTACGCTGGCGGGCGCTAATGCCGCTCGCTAGCGCAAAGGCTCTATGCTGGCGGGCGGCATTAGCGCCCTCTAGCACAGCTCTTTCCTATATAACGAGCGACCAGGGCACCAAATTTTCTAAGTCCCGGTACAGAAGTTTCACTATTCTGTCAGGCTACCAAATTTTCACGCTGAAACCACCGCCTTCCTCGATGCCATCGTCGCTGCTCCCCCATGCGCCATCGCGCCTCCTAGAGCGTCGCCACCCTCCTCCCGTGTGTCGCCGCGGGCCCCTCCCTAACGTCGCCGCGCCTTCCCGTGCACCGCCACCCCTCCTCCACGAGCGCCGCTGCCTCCTACCCGCCGCCACTGTGCCTCCCCATACGCTGCCAGCCTACCTGTGGTGCCTCCGacacgccgccaccgcgcctccccGTGCGCTGCCAGCCCACCTGCGGCGCCTccgacgccgccccctcctccccgagTGCCGTCATGGCATCCTCCCGGACGCCACCGCGCCCTCCCTGCCCGAGCCGCACCTGCGCCACCCTCCTCCCTACCGACCGCTGTGGCGGCCTCCCCGTCCGATGCCGCCATCCTCCCCAAGCCGCTACCACGCTAGCCCTCTTCGACAGCGCTCGAggcagccgcgccgcctcctctacCCTAGCCgctgcgcctcctcctctcccgagccccaccctgacagttatttttttaatttaattaaattataaTTATTGTATTGAAAATTGTGATAGGAAAATTTggtgtataaatatttattgatTGCAATTTTTGGGAATaataaatttgtataaattgGTATAGAAAAATAGTTGGATTTAGTATAAAGTTTGTTGTAGAAATAATTTTTGATGTATATAGGATACAAATTGTGTTAGAAATAATTTTTATGTATACAAATTGCAATAGAAATAATTTTTAATTacaagtattacaattttgcatattaaaaGTCACAAACAACAACGGAACAATGGGACCAACAATGAGAACATATCATGGAACTAGATGCCACCAAATTAGTCAACCCTCCGTTGCAAGATGGGGGAGAACAGTAGCCCAGACCGGATGTTCAATCCTTGGAGGAGGAGAACGACGATTCTGACGACGAATGTAGATTATATTCTACTCCACCTGAGTACGAACCAAGCCCACCAAGGCCTCGCAGGCGTCTAGAAGAAGATGATCCTGAATATGATCCAGCTGTGGATCATCAGGTATATATCACATGCACATACATATACACGTGATATTTATGTTGGTCACATGAAGATCtaaactccaactattgttttctctatagaacgatGACCAATCCCCGGTGCATTCCCAACCGCGATGTCGTAGAACATCTACTCTACATTAAGATGAGGTAATTGCCTCTGCACCACAATCTTCGGCTACTACTGCTTCTAGTAGTAATCCGAAAAGGAAACATAGGGAACGAACCTGAAACTAGATTCCTAAAAAAGTTAGTCTCGTAATGGAAGAGCTTGGCCCCAAAGGAGGGCCCATGTTACCTGAGGGGATATCTGCTAGGTATCGGAATATATGTGAAGCTATTGTCAGTGATAAATTGCAGATTTGGATCACGACTAGTAATTGGAAGAAGgtgcctaccactacaaaggatgtattgtgGGCCACAGTGAAAGAAAGGTTCACTTTCCCTGAAGGTCAAGAGAAATTCGCAAGAAACTTTGCCGAGAgcctccttgggagatgtttcaggaattgaaggtctactcttaataaagaatatgtacagaaaggcaagaatgctAGGGATGACTCCGGTAAGATTCCTCCAGAAATGTGGGCAGAGTTCAAACAACAGAAGAATACACCGGAAGCAAAACCCCTGAGCGAAAAAAATACCGCGAAGGTTATGAAAGCCGCCGAGAACCCCATCACATTGCAACAGTAATGAAGAAAAAGGCTAACAAGGATTACATCATGGCTCCTTACAGTTTTGAGTAAGCttgttttaattactatatatactaggtgctatttaatgccGTTATAATATAAAtcattttaatataatgcagagatcattggatttgcatcattattttactcAAGCTAGGAGAAGTAGTGGTCCTCGACTCAGCCACCTATCATAGAGATAGGTACAATgatttcataggcattatacaaaagtaagacattcctcagcagtacttaaatgcatgttgacattctctgcacctaagttgtattactaactcttgtctttatatcctcaaagtgcgtacAAACTTTACATAATAAAAGGTGAGGtccacaatccaaaaaggaTGAAAGCTATCTCACACAATCCAAAAAGgatgaaagctatgaaaataatatatcatagattcatAAAAATTTGGTTTTTTATATActgtagacttgtcattaataacaactcatcatttttcaaTTTATTGCGGTGCCACAAGTAACCTCCCAGCTCTGTGTTATGCGGATATTACATGTGCGAGTTCATCAtaaacaatgggaggtaccggatgAACCCTGAAaacgtaagtctcttatacatttccatgtgctaactttctaacggtaatacatcctaatcttcatacCGTATACCTGTAGATGCCTACCATCGTTCTAAcagtaatacatcctaatcttcgtATCGTATACCTGTAGATGCCTACCATCGACAGTAACTATAGCAAATTCGAAGATAAACAAATCGGCAACATTTGTACGGACATTGCGAGGTTCATCCTACGCGAGATTTATCATGAgaatggagcattctttgataaagaggGCGTGTTGATAACAgacgagtgcacaaatcttcgtagatgggcgtagtagttttaatattagtgTGGCAAAGAACAACTTTATTGCAAATGatggatttttaataatgtgaattatctattatgtacgttgtagtttttaataatgtgaattatttattattcaagtttgttgttacgtgattggagatacatatttgaATTTGGCGGCTAAAAATAGGTGGAAAATAGAAATGATAAGTAATTcatgggaaataatatattgaatgggaaaatacatTTTCTCCGCGGGCGACataagcacccaccagcactGAAACCATATGTGCTGGCAGGTGATGTAACCACACCGCCAGCACAGAAAGCATCTTTGCAGCCGCCCGCCAGCAGAGAGCGGtatgtgctggcgggcgagcacccgccagcacaaacggcatttgtgctggctcaggGTTGCTAGCGGGTGCgatacccgccagcacaaatctgTTTAGCCGCTAGCACAAAAATTTTCTGGCGAAGTGTCACCAAATCTATAAGGAATATAATGGATCCTATTGCAATCAGTTAATATGCATGTGAAGTACTGCTGGGTTGCTTAGGTCCAAGGATGGGGATTAACAGATCTGGTCAGAAAAATAGCTGTAGAGCCTTGATTACAATGGAATTCTTGGAATTAATCTGGTGCACATCACTATCACATCCACTTAATGATGTGCACCTAGAACTTGCACATATAGTATAGAGTGACAGCACACGCATTCTAAAGCTACGTACTACACATCATAGGCTAGCAAGATGATGACCTTAGCTTGTTGGGTACGGTAGCGACATCTATCTCGTTCTGCAGAACTAAGAGCGGATAATCACAAAGGGCCAAGTTGCTAATTACTCTACTAcaagtgcatgcatgcatatctgATAAGGATGACACCAAATTGAAAATGCAATATGCCATTTGGACCCACCGTACGTCCTTGATATAGATTTGACACCAAGGCGTACACGGTACACGTGAGTATACATGCATGGCTTGGACGAggtttatatatataatataatatcatctactccctccgttccaaattataagtcattccaactttcttggagagtcaaagcatctcaagtttgatcaaatttatacaataaagtgctaacattcatgatatcaaataggtaccattagtttcttcattaaatatattttcataatatatctattcgatgccataaacttttgtgattttctctataattttagtcaaacataaaaatgtttgactctccaagaaagttggaatgacttataatttggaacggagggagtactagctAAGAGAATACTTTGGCTGATTTGCGCTTTATTTGTGCAGTAGGAGTTGTTGTTGTAGACCCCAATTAAGAGGCAAGAGGGGAAATGATGATGATTAGGAGGGAATCAATGTCTCCCTGGGGCTAGCTAGTTTGCTTTTAATTGCGTGCATATGTCGTTGAAGACAGTTTCTGGATAACACAGTGCGTAGCATGAGCCAAAACATGTCGTTTTCAGTTAATAATAGTAATAAGCCAAAAAAATTCAAGAGCGAGAATCAGAGAAGTGCTCGTccgattttaaaaaaaatgctctTTTAGGACAATATGTACAATGCAAGCTCCCCTAAGTAACTAATTTTTATTAACCCCCCTAAATATAATTTTGCAGTACGTTTCAAGGACCGTAAAAACACTCAGTCAATAATCAACCCTACCACTTTCACGCACTACATATGCACATGAAGGTTAAAATGCAGTGGTTTATGCCATCAGCAATGCTGATGCACACATGCATCATCTTGTATACACGGCCATTCTTATCCGGAAGTTAATTACTCCAAGTGGTTTAATCATTAGGCCATTCTCAATTTCCATTTCATAGTTGTGTTTCCAACAATGCCACATAAGCAAGATTGAAATAACTCTATACACTGCTCAATTTCATTGTTTGATATTTCCAAGACCGCATGCAAGACATAGACTACCTTGGTAACGGTTTCCATCCCATGAAACTCATTTCACCTCTCTCTTTGTTACCTctttgccacatcatcaaaaatacttaatatatatttaatgaaaatgaAACCCCATTAAGAATGACCTTATATTACTTTGAGTATACTCATGGTGGATTATACTACTTTGAGTATACCCATGGTGGACTCATGAACGTATCCACGaacttaatatatatataaatgttTGTGCAGTTACTTTCAGCCTGACGCCCCGAGCATTACTTTTATTTGAAAGCGTGTAGAGATCGACTCACCGTCACTGTTGATGGATTGCAACGTGTGATACGACGTTAAAGGAGGGTAATCATTTAGTATTTGAACGTGGGATAAGAAGGGGAATAAGCCGAGATTGATCACCCGATATCGCATTGGTGCATGTGTCACGATGGAATTGCGAGTTGGGATCGAGAGATTTAAAGTGACAGCGACTAAAGTGTGTGGCCGGGGAAGAAGATCTGTGGATTGGATGGGTAAAATGGCCATGTGTGTGTGCGTGAGTCAAAAAGATATTGCAAAAAGAAGGCCTCACTCAATTGCGACGTGTTCATTCTccatctctatctctatctctcaCAACAATAATGCCATCTATTAAATACCCTActagctgcctgtggtgtttttTTTAGCAATATACAAACACGGCGTGCGGATCATTTCTGGGCCCATTCGCCCATTCATGCATGGGTAGCATAGCTCTCTACAAGTAACAGTAATACCGTTGGGCACGGGCGGCGAAGCTGAAAACTTTCACATGCATGCTGATTGAATTAGTGTGGGCTCAACAgtgcaaaaataaaataaaatcttcCACGCATCTTCTCGTCaaaagtgatttttttttagcaGAGAAAGGAAAACACACGGATCACCCATGCGTGTTGTTATTATTCTTTAATTTACTGAAGAGTTACTGCTGTCGACCTTATTTTAGTTTATCAGCTGGTGATGACCGAGTGGCGTCTGGTCATGTGACCTGCTCGATGATTTAGTCTTGCATTGGATTTGTGCTCATTGACCGGCCCTCTTTATTTGCTCTCAAGAAAAAGGTAGCatgtagaaaaaaaaggaagacacAAAAAGAAAGGTGTGTGATTATGGTCAGGACAGCAGCTTAGTTGACATGTGTGTTGCTGCACCCGTGCATTTAGAATATTGAAAGGTTGACCGCTGGCCAACTCAcagattccttttcttttccaaaaaaaaaaactcacagaTTCTTTCTTGCCTATTTGTTCCTACGTTTTTCGAGGGGAAATGCGTGAAGATTTATGTAAAGTGCAAACAGTGTGCTACGCAGTCTCACAGAATCCAGTAGTAGAACATTATTTTCCCAATGGGCAAACGCGATCTGGCTTGCAGCTGGGCCACGTAGGCGAATCTGGTTTCAGCCCATGGGCCAATAAACCTAacctcatgagtcatgaccgCAAAACAACCTTTTTATTTCATTCGAaaagtgatttttttaatagagAAAATAAGAGTGGTACGTAAATTTTTTTCCCCAGAAAAAGGTGAGGACCAATTCGAAAAGAGTGACTTGAATCAGTGATCTTACAGATGATAGTTGATAGTGACGTGCGCCAAAAGGGAAAGAACAACACAGACTCACAAGTAGGCTACCTGCTAACATGCATGCCAGCAGAACAAGAAGGGACGCTTGAACCATGATTGGCTGGCAATATCTACATTATCCGGAACAAATGTAACATTTATTGTGTTTTTCATGTAACAAATACATTGTGATACAATGTGCCAACCATATCCAACAGAAAAAGATCATCAATTAGAACAAATGATAGGTTTACAACAACAGAACTAGTCTGTCTTTTGTCATTTGTATTCTTGGAAGTTGACATGGCCAGTGGCTTGCGCATGTTCAACAGCCTCCTGCATTGTACACAAAAAGGTTGGAGTCAGTACAACGATTTTTCGCAGATTGTTTGAAACTTTCCATTTTAATTGTCTCGCCTTTTGACCGATGACGCCAATCTGGCACACCCCGCAGCGCAGAGTGAAGTTTGCAGTGTCAGTATAGCTCCTCTTCCTACATGTCGTGTGTCAAACAAAACAATCAATAACGTGTCTATTCGAGTATATTTCCACAGTTTCAAACAAATGGACAATATTATTATAAACAGTGAAGTTGATAGGTAATGAACAGAATTCAAATGCTGATGGTTGGGTACCTCTGCGCCTCCTTCACTAAATTGATGGCAAGGCCTTCTGCTGGACCAATAGAACGGTTATGGTTGACAGGGAAAATTGTCTGGTCAAATTCTTCTGGTGCTCCTTCAGCTGGTGACATCTGAATTTTTGTTCATGTAAAAGGTAGATACAATTAGCAAATACCTATTTGCTTTGTCAATTAGTAGAATACCATCAAGAAAGCTTACAGCCAGAGCATCATAATGCAACCCATCATAAATGAGCATCACCCTTTCGCTATAATTCTTCTCCTGTATCAGGGGAAGCAAAGCTAAGAACTTCTTTAAAAATTTGGAGCAAGccaattgggggggggggggggggggggggggggggatcacTAACCTGACCATACAGATCACAACGGGTGGTCTGAATGTCATATGCAGCAATTTCACGCC
Proteins encoded in this window:
- the LOC117851774 gene encoding OVARIAN TUMOR DOMAIN-containing deubiquitinating enzyme 2, whose product is MEGAVVRRVIPSDNSCLFNAVGYVMEHNRNKASELRQVIAATVASDPAKFNEVFLGKPNEAYCAWILDPEKWGGAIELSILSEYYGREIAAYDIQTTRCDLYGQEKNYSERVMLIYDGLHYDALAMSPAEGAPEEFDQTIFPVNHNRSIGPAEGLAINLVKEAQRKRSYTDTANFTLRCGVCQIGVIGQKEAVEHAQATGHVNFQEYK